The Globicephala melas chromosome X, mGloMel1.2, whole genome shotgun sequence genome contains the following window.
CTCAGCCCGCCGCCGTCGCCCAGCACGTGCGCCCACTTGCGTCAGCGCGCCCGGAAGTGCCTAAGCGGCGATCATGGCGGCTTCCGCGGCCGGCCTCGGTGGCGGTGCGGGCCCCGGGCCTGAGGCCGGGGACTTCCTGGCGCGCTACCGCCAGGTGTGCAACAAGCTGAAGAAGCGGTTCCTGCGGAAGCCTAACGTGGCGGAGGCCGGCGAGCAGTTCGGCCAGCTGGGTCGCGAGCTGCGCGCACAGGAGTGCCTGCCGTACGCGGCCTGGTGCCAGCTGGCCGTGGCCCGCTGCCAGCAGGCGCTCTTCCACGGGCCCGGGGAGGCGCTGGCGCTGACCGAGGCCGCGCGCCTCTTCCTGCGGCAGGAGCGCGACGCGCGCCAGCGCTTGGCCTGCCCCGCCGCCTACGGGGAGCCGCTGCAGGCCGCTGCCGCCGCCCTGGGCGCCGCCGTGCGCCTGCACCTGGAGCTAGGCCAGCCGGCTGCCGCCGCCGCGCTCTGCCTCGAGCTGGCGGCCGCCCTGCGCGACCTGGGCCAgccggccgccgccgccggccaCTTCCAACGCGCCGCGCAGCTGCAGCTGCCCCAGCTGCCCCTGGCCGCCCTGCAGGCGCTCGGCGACGCCGCGTCCTGCCAGCTGCTGGCGCGCGACTACAGCGGCGCCCTGGCGCTCTTCACGCGCATGCAGCTCCTGGCGCGGGAGTACGGCAGCCACCCGGTGCCGCCGACGGGGCCGCAACCCCCGCCGCAGCCGCAGCCCAAGCCGCCGGCGCCGCAGCCCGGGGCCGGCGCGGCCTCCGCCCCACCGCTCGCGCTGCTCCTGCCCGGCGCGGGGGCCGCGGCCGCGGCCGCGCCCTCCCCCGCCGCGCTGGGCGCCTTCGCCGACGTGCTGGTCCGCTGCGAGGTGTCCCgcgtgctgctgctgctgctcctgcagCCGCCGCCTGCCAAGCTCCTGCCGGAGCATGCGCACACCCTGGAGAAGTACTCCTGGGAGGCCTTCGACGGCCACGGGCAGGACAGCAGCGGCCCGCTTCCCGAGGAGCTCTTCCTGCTGCTGCAGTCCTTGGTCATGGCCACCCACGAGAAGGACACGGAAGCCGTCAAGTCGCTGCAGGTGGAGATGTGGCCCCTGTTGAGCGCCGAGCAGAACCACCTCCTGCACCTCGTTCTGCAGGAAACCATCTCCCCGTCGGGCCAGGGGATCTGACGAGTCCCTCCCAGCGACTCTGTGCCTGTCCCCGAGCCTCACGCACCCGCCTGCGCGTTTACGGGGACACAAGAGGCGTTGACCCGGCGCTTCTGCCTTTGCAGTGTATCTTACCCCTGTTGCCACCAGAGGAATGTGGTTGACTACAAGTTACGTTGTTTCCACAATAGCGGCAGAAAAAAAACCATATGGTAGAATCGGAGTAGAGTCTCCCATTCTCTTCCCCAGAAACTGCAACAGAACCATGCGAGTCCCTTCCGCcccctttcctcttctgttttcacccaactgtccccacccacccctcttcCCCCGCAAGGCTCCCCTCCCCCCGCGTCCTTCTTTCCGACTGAGGGTTAATTTGCACAGCTCTGGCTCGCTACTTAAGCTGCATGATTTTTTCACGATGACTCTGATTAGCGTATTTCGATGTCCGCCTGCATGATCGCCCAGTTCCCCCTGTGTTTCATGCGCCCCGTACGTGTTCGTGGGAATCATTGGATTCAGTACTACGCTGTTGTCGCTACAGCCCTCAGTCCATGATAAAGCCATTCTGACCCTCCTAGCTTGTGGTTCGTATTtaccttatctgtaaagtgggaatagcTTATCTACCTGGCAGGAGGCGGCAAGCAGAAGCAGATAGCTCCCTTTTAGCTCCAAGATGGAGTCGTTCATTCGAAATGGACAGTGTGCCTGTGAATCTACAGAGATCATTTGCGATGTGGTCCTTTCTCAGCTGCCGTGCGAATGTGTTCGGTGCAGAGCGGGGTGGGAgcgggggtgagggtgagggcggGGTGGGCTCCAGAGCAGAGGTGTCAGACGTGCACTGGAGTTTGCAGTTCTGGCTCCATTTCGAGAGGTAC
Protein-coding sequences here:
- the LOC115849206 gene encoding 40-kDa huntingtin-associated protein, whose product is MAASAAGLGGGAGPGPEAGDFLARYRQVCNKLKKRFLRKPNVAEAGEQFGQLGRELRAQECLPYAAWCQLAVARCQQALFHGPGEALALTEAARLFLRQERDARQRLACPAAYGEPLQAAAAALGAAVRLHLELGQPAAAAALCLELAAALRDLGQPAAAAGHFQRAAQLQLPQLPLAALQALGDAASCQLLARDYSGALALFTRMQLLAREYGSHPVPPTGPQPPPQPQPKPPAPQPGAGAASAPPLALLLPGAGAAAAAAPSPAALGAFADVLVRCEVSRVLLLLLLQPPPAKLLPEHAHTLEKYSWEAFDGHGQDSSGPLPEELFLLLQSLVMATHEKDTEAVKSLQVEMWPLLSAEQNHLLHLVLQETISPSGQGI